The Verrucomicrobiia bacterium genome contains a region encoding:
- a CDS encoding 3' terminal RNA ribose 2'-O-methyltransferase Hen1, with protein MRRLWQAFPVLLTLTTTHRPATDLGYLLRKNPARAQSFSLTFGRAHVFYPEAAEDRCTAALLVEVDPVGLVRNRRGPAGEGGLLDQYVNDRPYAASSFLGVALAEVFGTALSGACKERPELADQPLPLEATLPAVPVRSGEEFLRRLFEPLGYQIAAARLPLDAQFPEWGEGALHRVTLAATLPLHRLLSHLYVLVPVLDNDKHYWVGDDEVAKLLRHGEGWLAAHPARDLIARRYLKHRRGLVDDALEQLGEGDTAPDEAAAARDAEEAALEARVGQVGNLPTDRPAEVEPQLHEPMQPPVSSPGCEADGVPVGNRSHAVREGSPPGTGTDGEAPSPGTPDARPETPPLHEQRLGAVLAVLKAGGAASVLDLGCGEGRLLRLLLRERQFTRILGLEVSHRALEMAADKLRYDRLPAPQKERLKLLHGSLMYRDARLAGFDAAAVVEVVEHLDPPRLAAFERVLFEFARPGTVVLTTPNREYNVKWESLPAGRFRHRDHRFEWTRAEFRAWAEGVSARFGYAVRFLPVGPEDAAIGAPTQMGVFDRSA; from the coding sequence ATGCGGCGCTTGTGGCAGGCTTTCCCAGTGCTCCTCACGCTCACCACCACGCACCGGCCCGCCACGGACCTTGGCTACTTGTTGCGCAAGAACCCGGCGCGGGCGCAATCCTTCTCCCTGACGTTCGGCCGCGCGCACGTCTTCTACCCCGAGGCGGCGGAAGACCGCTGCACCGCCGCGCTGCTGGTCGAGGTGGACCCCGTGGGCCTCGTCCGCAACCGCCGCGGGCCGGCCGGCGAGGGCGGCCTGCTCGACCAGTACGTGAACGACCGGCCCTACGCCGCGTCGTCCTTCCTGGGCGTCGCGCTGGCGGAGGTGTTCGGCACCGCGCTCTCCGGCGCGTGCAAGGAGCGTCCGGAACTCGCGGACCAGCCCCTGCCGCTGGAGGCCACCCTGCCCGCCGTGCCGGTCCGCAGCGGCGAGGAGTTCCTGCGCCGTCTCTTCGAGCCGCTCGGCTACCAGATCGCCGCCGCGCGCCTGCCGCTGGACGCGCAGTTTCCGGAGTGGGGCGAGGGCGCGCTGCACCGCGTCACGCTCGCCGCCACGCTGCCGCTGCACCGGCTCCTGAGCCACCTCTACGTGCTCGTGCCCGTGCTCGACAACGACAAGCACTACTGGGTCGGCGACGACGAGGTGGCCAAGCTCCTCCGCCACGGCGAAGGCTGGCTGGCCGCGCATCCCGCGCGCGACCTCATCGCCCGCCGCTACCTCAAGCACCGCCGCGGCCTCGTGGACGACGCCCTGGAGCAGCTCGGCGAAGGCGACACCGCCCCGGACGAGGCCGCCGCGGCGCGCGACGCCGAGGAGGCTGCGCTGGAGGCCCGCGTGGGACAGGTTGGCAACCTGCCCACTGACCGCCCTGCGGAAGTGGAGCCTCAGCTGCATGAGCCGATGCAACCGCCTGTGTCCTCACCCGGCTGCGAGGCGGATGGCGTACCGGTTGGAAACCGGTCCCATGCCGTGAGGGAAGGATCCCCGCCCGGCACCGGCACCGACGGCGAAGCCCCATCTCCCGGGACCCCGGACGCTAGGCCCGAGACCCCGCCGCTCCACGAGCAGCGCCTCGGCGCCGTGCTCGCCGTGCTCAAGGCGGGCGGCGCGGCCTCCGTGCTAGACCTCGGCTGCGGCGAGGGACGGCTGCTGCGCCTGCTGCTCCGGGAACGGCAGTTCACCCGCATCCTCGGCCTCGAGGTCTCCCACCGCGCCCTGGAAATGGCCGCGGACAAGCTCCGGTACGACCGCCTGCCCGCCCCGCAGAAGGAGCGCCTGAAGCTGCTCCACGGCTCGCTCATGTACCGCGACGCGCGCCTCGCCGGTTTCGACGCCGCGGCCGTGGTCGAGGTGGTCGAGCACCTCGACCCGCCGCGGCTGGCCGCGTTCGAGCGCGTGCTCTTCGAGTTCGCCCGGCCCGGCACCGTGGTGCTCACCACGCCGAACCGGGAGTACAACGTGAAGTGGGAGAGCCTCCCCGCCGGCCGCTTCCGCCACCGCGACCACCGCTTCGAGTGGACGCGTGCGGAGTTCCGGGCCTGGGCGGAGGGCGTCTCCGCCCGCTTCGGCTACGCCGTGCGCTTCCTGCCCGTCGGCCCGGAGGACGCGGCCATCGGCGCGCCGACGCAAATGGGGGTGTTTGATAGGTCCGCCTAG
- a CDS encoding nucleotidyltransferase domain-containing protein, with protein sequence MIDPRLHRIVAPQPHPLLFATISGAHLYGIPSPDSDFDLRGAHVLPLERVVGLEVRDETVEDSRVIGGLEMDIVSHDVRKFFGLLLKKNGYVLEQLFSPLIVHATPEHGELKEACRTGLITRHHSHHYFGFAETQWKLFLKESPRRVKPLLCVYRVLLTGIHLMRTGEVEMNLVTLNEEFRLPHRGGLVERKTCGENTTLADADLAFHEAEYQRLRGELQAAHEASSLPELPGEATRAALNDLLVRVRTNGWVAAG encoded by the coding sequence ATGATTGACCCCCGCCTCCACCGCATCGTCGCGCCGCAGCCGCATCCGTTGCTCTTCGCCACGATCAGCGGGGCGCATCTCTACGGGATTCCGTCGCCGGACTCGGACTTCGATCTGCGCGGGGCGCATGTGCTGCCGTTGGAGCGGGTCGTCGGGCTGGAAGTACGCGACGAGACGGTGGAGGACAGCCGGGTGATCGGGGGGCTGGAGATGGACATCGTCTCGCATGACGTGCGGAAGTTCTTCGGGCTGCTCCTCAAGAAGAACGGCTACGTGCTGGAGCAGCTCTTCTCCCCGCTCATCGTCCACGCCACGCCGGAGCACGGGGAGCTGAAGGAGGCGTGCCGCACGGGCCTGATCACGCGGCACCATTCCCACCACTACTTCGGGTTCGCCGAGACGCAGTGGAAGCTGTTCCTCAAGGAGTCGCCGCGCCGGGTGAAGCCGCTGCTCTGCGTGTACCGCGTGCTCCTCACCGGCATCCACCTGATGCGCACGGGCGAGGTGGAGATGAACCTCGTCACGCTCAACGAGGAGTTCCGCCTGCCCCACCGCGGCGGGCTGGTGGAGCGCAAGACCTGCGGCGAGAACACCACTCTGGCCGACGCGGACCTGGCCTTTCATGAAGCGGAATACCAGCGCCTGCGCGGCGAACTGCAGGCGGCGCATGAGGCGAGTTCGTTGCCGGAGCTGCCGGGCGAGGCGACGCGGGCGGCCCTGAACGACCTGCTGGTACGGGTGCGGACGAACGGATGGGTTGCCGCCGGATGA
- a CDS encoding polynucleotide kinase-phosphatase, which yields MKLTLPELSLVVLVGVSGAGKSTFARRHFKPTEILSSDFCRGLVSDEENSQAATKDAFDVLHFIARKRLAAGRLTVVDATNVQPEARRPLVELAREFHCLPLALVLDVPERVAHERNRSRPDRDFGPHVIRQQAAQLHRSLRGLPREGFRRVHVLRSLEEIEAAEIVREPLWNNLKHEHGPFDLVGDVHGCCDELVELLGKLGYEVDMGSARVPRAVEGVAPSTSSGTDDASGATPALPDTFRVSHPAGRKLVFLGDLVDRGPQTPQVLKLVMRAVADGVALCVPGNHDVKLMRKLQGRDVQVTHGLAESLAQLAGESEDFRRRVAKFLDDLVSHYVLDGGRLVVAHAGLKEAMHGRGSGAVRDFALYGETTGETDEFGLPVRHDWAAEYRGAAMVVYGHTPVPEPEWLNRTINIDTGCVFGGRLTALRYPEKELVSVPARRTYAEPRKPFLTPETQAPALSAQQQHDDLLDLADVTGKRLVSTRLHGSVTVRGENATAALEVMSRFAVNPKWLIHLPPTMSPCGTSRLPGLLEHPAEAFAYYRQEGVPRVVCEEKHMGSRAVVIVCRDEDAARRGFGVAGEGAGVVHTRTGRRFFDDAALEADFLGRVREAVTRAGLWDELATGWLCLDCELMPWSAKAQSLLREQYAPVGASAGAMLGEAANLLRQAEARGLDVGELRGRTEARRTMAAGYVAAYRRYCWPVGSVDDLRLAPFHLLASEGKVHTDQPHEWHMATLARLAGSGAPPSGPAGPESLPPRAGPGTGAPGEGLLLPTLFRVVDVTNPDSETAAVRWWEELSARGGEGMVVKPLDFIARGRRGLIQPAVKCRGREYLRLIYGPEYTAPENLERLRSRGLNAKRSLALREFALGVEALERFVRREPLRRVHECVFGVLALESEPVDPRL from the coding sequence ATGAAACTTACCCTCCCCGAACTCTCCCTCGTCGTGCTGGTCGGCGTGTCCGGCGCGGGCAAAAGCACGTTTGCGCGGCGGCATTTCAAGCCCACGGAGATCCTGTCGTCCGACTTCTGCCGCGGGCTGGTGAGCGACGAAGAGAACAGCCAGGCGGCCACGAAGGACGCCTTTGACGTGCTGCACTTCATCGCCCGCAAACGGCTGGCCGCCGGCCGGCTCACGGTGGTGGATGCGACCAACGTGCAGCCCGAGGCGCGCCGGCCGCTGGTGGAGCTGGCACGGGAGTTCCACTGCCTGCCGTTGGCCCTCGTGCTGGACGTGCCGGAGCGGGTGGCGCACGAGCGCAACCGGTCCCGGCCTGACCGCGATTTCGGCCCGCACGTCATCCGGCAGCAGGCGGCGCAGCTCCACCGTTCGCTGCGCGGGCTGCCGCGCGAGGGCTTCCGGCGCGTCCACGTCCTGCGGTCCCTGGAGGAGATCGAGGCGGCGGAGATCGTCCGCGAGCCGCTCTGGAACAACCTGAAGCACGAGCACGGCCCCTTCGACCTCGTCGGCGACGTGCATGGATGCTGCGACGAGCTCGTCGAGCTGCTGGGAAAGCTGGGGTATGAGGTGGACATGGGGAGCGCACGCGTCCCGCGTGCCGTTGAAGGCGTCGCGCCTTCAACTTCCTCCGGTACCGACGATGCCTCCGGCGCGACGCCCGCGCTCCCCGATACGTTTCGCGTCTCCCATCCCGCCGGCCGGAAGCTCGTCTTCCTCGGCGACCTCGTGGACCGCGGGCCGCAGACGCCGCAGGTGCTGAAACTCGTCATGCGGGCGGTGGCGGACGGCGTGGCGCTCTGCGTGCCGGGCAACCACGACGTGAAGCTCATGCGCAAGCTGCAGGGCCGCGACGTGCAGGTCACCCACGGCCTCGCCGAGTCGCTCGCGCAGCTCGCGGGCGAGAGCGAGGACTTCCGCCGGCGCGTGGCGAAGTTTCTGGACGACCTCGTGAGCCACTACGTGCTCGACGGCGGGCGGCTGGTCGTGGCGCACGCGGGGCTGAAGGAGGCGATGCACGGCCGCGGCTCGGGCGCGGTGCGGGACTTCGCGCTGTACGGCGAGACCACGGGCGAGACGGACGAGTTCGGCCTGCCGGTGCGCCACGACTGGGCCGCCGAGTACCGCGGTGCGGCGATGGTCGTCTATGGCCACACGCCCGTGCCGGAGCCGGAATGGCTGAACCGGACGATCAACATTGATACCGGCTGCGTCTTCGGCGGGAGGCTGACGGCGCTGCGGTATCCGGAGAAGGAGCTGGTGTCCGTACCGGCGCGGCGGACGTATGCCGAGCCGCGGAAGCCCTTCCTCACGCCCGAGACGCAGGCCCCGGCCCTTTCCGCCCAGCAGCAGCACGACGACCTGCTCGACCTCGCGGACGTGACGGGCAAGCGCCTCGTGAGCACGCGGCTGCACGGCAGCGTGACCGTCCGCGGGGAGAACGCGACCGCCGCGCTGGAGGTGATGAGCCGCTTCGCGGTGAACCCGAAATGGCTGATCCATCTGCCCCCCACGATGTCGCCGTGCGGCACGAGCCGGCTTCCCGGCCTGCTCGAGCATCCGGCGGAGGCCTTCGCGTACTACCGGCAGGAGGGCGTGCCGCGCGTGGTCTGCGAGGAGAAGCACATGGGCTCGCGCGCGGTGGTGATCGTCTGCCGCGACGAGGACGCCGCCCGGCGTGGCTTCGGCGTCGCAGGCGAGGGCGCGGGGGTCGTCCATACGCGCACCGGGCGGCGGTTCTTCGACGATGCGGCGCTGGAGGCGGATTTCCTCGGCCGCGTGCGCGAGGCCGTGACGCGCGCCGGGCTTTGGGACGAGCTGGCCACCGGCTGGCTCTGCCTCGACTGCGAGCTGATGCCGTGGTCCGCCAAGGCGCAGTCGCTGCTGCGGGAGCAGTACGCCCCCGTCGGCGCGTCGGCCGGGGCCATGCTGGGCGAGGCGGCGAACCTGCTCCGGCAGGCGGAGGCCCGCGGCCTGGATGTGGGCGAACTGCGCGGCCGCACCGAGGCCCGCCGCACGATGGCCGCCGGGTACGTGGCCGCGTACCGCCGCTACTGCTGGCCGGTGGGGTCGGTGGACGACCTCCGGCTCGCGCCGTTCCACCTGCTCGCGTCGGAGGGGAAGGTCCACACGGACCAGCCGCACGAGTGGCACATGGCCACGCTGGCGCGGCTGGCGGGGAGCGGAGCGCCGCCCTCCGGGCCGGCGGGCCCTGAAAGCCTGCCCCCACGCGCCGGACCGGGGACCGGCGCTCCGGGGGAGGGCCTTCTCCTTCCCACGCTGTTCCGCGTCGTGGACGTGACGAATCCCGACAGCGAAACCGCCGCGGTCCGCTGGTGGGAGGAGCTCAGCGCGCGCGGCGGCGAGGGCATGGTGGTCAAGCCGCTGGACTTCATCGCCCGCGGCCGGCGCGGCCTGATCCAGCCGGCGGTGAAGTGCCGCGGCCGCGAGTATTTGCGCCTCATCTACGGTCCGGAGTACACCGCACCGGAGAACCTCGAACGCCTGCGGTCGCGCGGGCTGAACGCGAAGCGCTCGCTGGCCCTGCGCGAGTTCGCCCTCGGTGTCGAGGCGCTGGAGCGCTTCGTCCGCCGCGAGCCGCTGCGCCGCGTCCACGAGTGCGTCTTCGGCGTGCTCGCGCTCGAGAGCGAGCCGGTGGACCCGCGGCTGTGA
- a CDS encoding trypsin-like peptidase domain-containing protein, which yields MIESLLLTTARVSTFYGNALLTGASGFFFERNKRRFLVTGRHVLCDEASGHFPSRIEIELHNDPKNLTRSIGLSVPLYRDGRSLWRQGRDSGGEIDVAVIELERAAMPKDAALHCFTPAHLQGALEEVEVGSSLLIVGFPLGFHDALHHLPVARHAAIASSFGLRFQGKGYFLTDARTHRGTSGAPVVLRSPETGPALPWKLLGVHSARMDMGGRDLVQDESLGLNCAWYADILMTLTH from the coding sequence ATGATTGAATCCCTGCTGCTCACCACCGCCCGGGTTTCGACCTTTTACGGGAACGCCCTGCTGACCGGCGCAAGCGGGTTCTTCTTCGAACGGAACAAGCGGCGGTTTCTGGTGACGGGCCGGCACGTCCTCTGTGACGAGGCGAGCGGCCACTTCCCAAGCCGCATTGAAATCGAACTGCACAATGACCCGAAGAACCTCACGCGCTCGATCGGACTTTCGGTGCCGCTGTATCGGGATGGACGGAGCCTTTGGCGGCAGGGGAGGGATTCGGGGGGCGAGATTGATGTGGCGGTGATCGAGTTGGAGCGGGCCGCGATGCCCAAGGACGCGGCGCTCCACTGCTTCACGCCGGCACATCTTCAGGGTGCCCTGGAGGAGGTGGAGGTGGGCAGTTCCCTGCTGATTGTCGGCTTTCCCCTGGGGTTCCATGACGCCCTCCACCATCTGCCTGTCGCACGTCACGCCGCGATCGCCTCCTCCTTCGGATTGCGCTTCCAGGGAAAGGGTTACTTCCTGACGGACGCCCGGACCCACCGCGGCACCAGCGGCGCTCCGGTGGTGCTGCGCAGCCCGGAAACCGGGCCGGCGTTGCCGTGGAAGCTGCTCGGCGTGCATTCGGCCCGTATGGACATGGGGGGGCGCGATCTGGTGCAGGATGAATCGCTCGGGCTGAACTGTGCCTGGTATGCGGACATCCTGATGACGCTGACGCATTGA